A window of the Corallococcus exiguus genome harbors these coding sequences:
- a CDS encoding B12-binding domain-containing radical SAM protein: MSSGRALSPVLLVGAGTGEATCGILYLASYLRRGGIEAFVRLWDGDESAGDVTQSFERLIARVRPKLIGISLKWFHHVDRALLIARTIRKIDPSIRIVVGGNSASYWWKELSGYDCIDHVILGDGEVPLLALCNGEEAPPNCVTRTPDGRPRRLPLAYVQRSTNTQDVYYSHFNEIFLSQMDAHSFSGWVAPGKGCGENCLYCGGARGNQKADFGRAKPFLRAEENVRKDHQEIASRTWQMRYDFAGSTAEFLGSTWAGVDLSRHCCTYFLWGVPRVELVSALAETFQRIYMVIDIGCFSEQQRLEQMSKGLLKPCAKDRELLEVIESARRHPNVEIEISGIGGLPFTSRERLAEELRLVERIIGLDCVVGYQRLEAQPGALVTEHPARFDMVTEAKTFAEFLGYFERREPGDVSVPMIRFKDKELEAAVQRNSDRVDALAWKHRDARKHVDLHGRTRLKNTASSVERFTLGDWLGSHRAPAKMAKEPVTVLRSVDGITLSCAPSVNPRRFTDPTLTQGDDGAILLAALAAFEKPTTVSSAVTHLGAKERLDPHSAREVIDHLVDGRFLQPA, translated from the coding sequence ATGAGCAGTGGTCGTGCCCTCTCACCAGTCCTCCTCGTCGGTGCCGGAACGGGCGAAGCCACGTGCGGCATCCTCTACCTGGCGAGCTACCTGCGGCGCGGCGGGATTGAAGCCTTCGTGCGCCTGTGGGACGGGGACGAAAGCGCAGGGGACGTGACGCAGTCCTTCGAGCGCCTCATCGCCCGTGTTCGCCCGAAGCTCATCGGCATCAGCCTCAAGTGGTTCCACCACGTGGACCGCGCGCTGCTCATCGCCCGGACCATCCGGAAGATCGACCCGTCCATCCGCATCGTCGTGGGAGGCAACTCCGCGTCGTACTGGTGGAAGGAGTTGAGCGGCTACGACTGCATCGACCACGTCATCCTGGGCGATGGGGAAGTCCCCCTGCTGGCGCTCTGCAACGGAGAGGAAGCCCCGCCCAACTGCGTGACGCGGACGCCGGACGGCCGTCCCCGCCGGTTGCCGCTGGCGTACGTGCAGCGCTCGACCAACACGCAGGACGTCTACTACTCGCACTTCAACGAGATCTTCCTCAGCCAGATGGACGCACACTCCTTCTCCGGCTGGGTCGCGCCTGGGAAGGGCTGCGGCGAGAACTGCCTCTATTGCGGCGGGGCGCGAGGCAACCAGAAGGCGGACTTCGGACGCGCGAAGCCGTTCCTGCGCGCCGAGGAGAACGTGCGCAAGGATCACCAGGAGATCGCCAGCCGGACGTGGCAGATGCGCTACGACTTCGCGGGCAGCACTGCGGAGTTCCTGGGGAGCACCTGGGCGGGCGTGGACCTGTCGCGCCACTGCTGCACGTACTTCCTCTGGGGCGTGCCGCGCGTGGAGCTGGTCTCGGCGTTGGCGGAGACCTTCCAGCGCATCTACATGGTCATCGACATCGGCTGCTTCTCCGAACAGCAGAGGCTGGAGCAGATGTCCAAGGGCCTGCTCAAGCCTTGCGCGAAGGACCGCGAGCTGCTGGAGGTCATCGAGTCCGCCCGCCGCCATCCGAACGTGGAGATTGAAATCTCTGGCATCGGGGGCCTTCCGTTCACGAGCCGGGAGCGGCTGGCGGAGGAGCTGCGGCTGGTGGAACGCATCATCGGCCTGGACTGCGTGGTGGGCTACCAGCGGCTGGAGGCGCAGCCCGGGGCGCTCGTCACGGAGCACCCCGCGCGCTTCGACATGGTGACGGAGGCGAAGACGTTCGCGGAGTTCCTCGGCTACTTCGAGCGCCGCGAGCCCGGCGACGTGTCCGTGCCGATGATCCGCTTCAAGGACAAGGAGCTGGAAGCGGCGGTGCAGCGCAATTCGGACCGGGTGGACGCGCTGGCCTGGAAGCACCGGGACGCGAGGAAGCACGTCGACCTCCACGGGCGCACGCGGCTCAAGAACACCGCGTCCTCGGTGGAGCGCTTCACGCTGGGGGACTGGCTGGGCAGCCACCGGGCCCCCGCGAAGATGGCGAAGGAGCCGGTGACGGTCCTGCGCTCGGTGGACGGAATCACGTTGAGCTGCGCGCCGTCCGTCAACCCGCGAAGGTTCACCGACCCCACGCTGACCCAGGGCGATGACGGCGCCATCCTCCTCGCCGCCCTGGCCGCCTTCGAAAAGCCCACCACCGTCTCCAGCGCGGTGACGCACCTGGGTGCCAAGGAGAGGCTGGATCCGCACTCCGCCCGAGAGGTCATCGACCATCTGGTGGACGGACGCTTCCTCCAGCCGGCATAG
- a CDS encoding helicase-related protein: MSSSPSSRPSVVVAELGPTNTGKTFRAIERMLEHDSGIIGLPLRLLAREVYDRVTAKVGEGRVALMTGEEKRIPPRPDYWICTVEAMPTDREVDFLAVDEIQLAAHRERGHVFTDRLLHARGRKETWFLGADTMRPMVQALIPHASTKRAMRLSQLRYAGRRSLKSLPPRSAVVAFSADRVYELAEALRRLRGGVAVVLGALSPRTRNAQVAMYQSGEVQYLVATDAIGMGLNLDLNHVAFATLSKYDGAEQRDLYPDELAQIAGRAGRHLNDGSFGALNTLPELPPRIVSAIETHRFPAVRSLVWRNSSLDFASPEALLDSLSRAPRDSAFVRVERADDFDALKGLSAVPAIRELTTDKASVELLWQVCQVPDFRKGLFGQHVALLRETFLQLTAGDGKLDPTWLGRQVSPLDDASGDIHTLMDRLAAIRIWTYISHRPGWLNDAEDWQERTRRIEDALGDALHERLVERFVQRAARRSARRFVRASTQPQAGASDNPFAKLGLLLTEVPGAEGALMTEEQFVQRVVDATHDAFEVDATGRISFEAQPLARLVRGRDRRSPQLALAEPEVWTGGARQRLERRLVALARDLVTEAMGGFPAESFTSASRSPATRAVAYQLAEGLGVISQGEAREQWRLLDEESRERLKTQGVHEGQRFLYVTQALSPQALERRAMLTALFQQAPCPQGIPQEPALNGSALAGRSARAFGYEVIGPVALRIDIVERLGEGLRNPQGAKQVQALMQQLRLEGGVRAQVLRALGGQPQGAASKKRRRRRGRKPSATAPDTSGVRGRETAGSGRLNDRP; the protein is encoded by the coding sequence GATGCTCGAGCACGACTCCGGCATCATCGGGTTGCCGCTCCGCCTGCTCGCCCGTGAGGTCTACGACCGGGTAACCGCGAAGGTGGGCGAGGGCCGGGTCGCGCTGATGACGGGCGAGGAGAAGCGCATCCCGCCCCGGCCCGACTATTGGATCTGCACCGTGGAGGCGATGCCGACCGACCGGGAGGTGGACTTCCTCGCGGTGGATGAAATCCAGCTCGCCGCGCACCGGGAGCGCGGGCACGTCTTCACGGACCGGCTGCTGCACGCGCGCGGCCGCAAGGAGACCTGGTTCCTGGGCGCGGACACCATGCGGCCCATGGTGCAGGCGCTGATTCCCCATGCGTCCACGAAGCGCGCCATGCGCCTGTCGCAGCTGCGCTATGCCGGGCGCCGCTCGCTGAAGAGCCTGCCTCCGCGCTCGGCGGTGGTCGCGTTCTCCGCGGACCGCGTCTATGAGCTGGCCGAAGCGCTGCGCCGTCTGCGGGGCGGGGTGGCGGTGGTGCTGGGCGCGCTGTCACCGCGGACGCGCAACGCGCAGGTGGCCATGTATCAATCCGGCGAGGTCCAGTACCTCGTGGCCACGGATGCCATTGGCATGGGGTTGAACCTGGACCTCAACCACGTGGCCTTCGCGACGCTCTCCAAGTACGACGGCGCCGAACAGCGTGACCTGTATCCGGACGAACTGGCGCAGATCGCCGGCCGCGCGGGGCGCCACCTCAACGACGGGAGCTTCGGCGCGCTGAACACGCTGCCGGAGCTGCCGCCGCGCATCGTCTCCGCCATCGAAACCCACCGCTTCCCGGCCGTGCGCAGCCTCGTCTGGCGCAATTCCTCGCTCGACTTCGCAAGCCCGGAGGCGCTGCTGGATTCATTGTCGCGGGCGCCTCGCGACAGCGCCTTCGTCCGGGTGGAGCGCGCGGACGACTTCGATGCGCTCAAGGGCCTGTCGGCGGTGCCGGCCATCCGCGAGCTCACCACCGACAAGGCGTCCGTGGAGCTCTTGTGGCAGGTCTGCCAGGTGCCGGACTTCCGCAAGGGCCTCTTCGGGCAGCACGTCGCGCTGCTGCGCGAGACGTTCCTCCAGCTGACAGCCGGGGACGGGAAGCTGGATCCGACGTGGCTGGGCCGGCAGGTGTCACCGCTGGACGATGCCTCCGGGGACATCCACACGCTGATGGACCGGCTCGCGGCCATCCGCATCTGGACGTACATCAGCCATCGTCCGGGCTGGCTGAATGACGCGGAAGACTGGCAGGAGCGCACGCGCCGCATCGAGGACGCGCTGGGAGACGCCCTGCATGAGCGGCTGGTGGAGCGCTTCGTGCAACGGGCCGCGAGGAGGAGCGCGCGCCGCTTCGTGAGGGCCAGCACGCAGCCGCAGGCCGGTGCTTCGGACAATCCCTTCGCGAAGCTGGGGCTCCTGTTGACGGAGGTTCCGGGCGCGGAAGGCGCGTTGATGACGGAGGAGCAGTTCGTCCAGCGCGTGGTGGACGCGACGCACGACGCCTTTGAAGTGGACGCGACGGGGCGAATCTCCTTCGAGGCGCAGCCGCTGGCCCGGCTGGTGCGGGGGCGCGACCGGCGCTCGCCGCAGCTGGCGTTGGCGGAGCCGGAGGTGTGGACGGGAGGCGCGCGTCAGCGATTGGAGCGCCGGTTGGTGGCGTTGGCGAGGGACCTGGTCACGGAGGCCATGGGAGGCTTTCCCGCGGAGTCCTTCACGAGCGCGAGCCGCTCACCGGCGACGCGAGCCGTGGCCTACCAGCTGGCGGAAGGGCTGGGCGTCATCTCCCAGGGCGAAGCGCGCGAACAGTGGCGGCTCCTGGACGAGGAGTCGCGCGAGCGGCTGAAGACGCAGGGCGTCCACGAGGGCCAGCGGTTCCTCTATGTCACCCAGGCCCTGTCACCCCAGGCTCTGGAGCGGCGGGCCATGTTGACGGCGCTGTTCCAGCAGGCGCCGTGTCCGCAGGGCATTCCCCAGGAGCCGGCGCTGAACGGTTCCGCGCTGGCCGGCCGGAGCGCGCGGGCCTTCGGCTACGAGGTCATCGGGCCGGTGGCGCTGCGCATCGACATCGTCGAGCGGCTGGGAGAGGGATTGCGGAACCCGCAGGGCGCGAAGCAGGTGCAGGCGCTCATGCAACAACTGCGATTGGAGGGCGGCGTCCGCGCGCAGGTGCTGCGGGCGTTGGGCGGACAGCCTCAGGGTGCTGCATCGAAGAAGCGGCGGCGCAGGCGGGGACGGAAACCGTCGGCGACGGCGCCGGATACGAGTGGTGTTCGCGGTCGTGAGACGGCAGGCTCGGGCCGGCTCAACGACCGCCCATGA
- a CDS encoding DUF6600 domain-containing protein, giving the protein MGPDEFGPQVTSSSTPLDNPMSQFREVLAPYGTWMDLPDVGWVWRPDPNEVGVGFTPYSTAGRWVSSDWGWTFESDWNWGWAPFHYGRWFTTPEEGWLWWPDSEWAPAWVDWRWGNGFVGWQPLSPPGFSTGLSWRFVSANNFVQPDVESHLLPEAQVQNLMRQTQPVGEHVVAREGYWNRGPEPEEVARVTGQEVPLARPMTPPTGHPPRASATSPEGAAPMPAGGSVRPPDGR; this is encoded by the coding sequence ATGGGCCCGGATGAATTCGGGCCGCAGGTGACGTCGAGCTCGACGCCGCTGGACAACCCCATGTCCCAGTTCCGGGAGGTACTGGCGCCCTACGGCACCTGGATGGACCTGCCGGACGTCGGCTGGGTCTGGCGGCCGGACCCGAACGAGGTGGGCGTGGGCTTCACCCCGTATTCCACCGCCGGCCGGTGGGTTTCCAGCGACTGGGGATGGACCTTCGAGAGCGATTGGAACTGGGGCTGGGCGCCGTTCCACTATGGCCGGTGGTTCACCACGCCGGAGGAGGGCTGGCTGTGGTGGCCCGACAGTGAGTGGGCTCCTGCCTGGGTGGACTGGCGTTGGGGGAATGGCTTCGTTGGCTGGCAGCCCCTCTCGCCGCCGGGCTTCAGCACCGGGTTGAGCTGGAGGTTCGTGAGCGCGAACAACTTCGTGCAGCCCGACGTGGAGTCGCATCTCCTTCCGGAAGCGCAGGTCCAGAACCTGATGCGGCAGACGCAGCCCGTGGGCGAGCACGTGGTGGCCCGCGAGGGGTACTGGAACCGGGGGCCGGAGCCGGAGGAGGTTGCACGGGTCACCGGACAGGAGGTGCCGCTCGCGAGGCCGATGACTCCGCCCACGGGTCATCCACCGCGTGCATCGGCCACGAGCCCTGAAGGCGCTGCGCCTATGCCGGCTGGAGGAAGCGTCCGTCCACCAGATGGTCGATGA